In Marispirochaeta aestuarii, the following proteins share a genomic window:
- a CDS encoding dihydrofolate reductase family protein codes for MRKIRYQVACSLDGYIAGPEDNYDWITPEPEFDFDALYEQFDTLLMGRRTYEIVSAAGESFRGKQVLVASRKLRQQDHPEVEIVSKDLERRVKELRGQPGRDIWLYGGGELFSQLLTWNLVDTVEPAIIPVLLGGGVPFLPSPAVYRRLTLTGQSVYPGGMILLEYEVR; via the coding sequence ATGAGGAAGATCCGCTATCAGGTAGCTTGCAGTCTCGACGGATATATTGCAGGGCCGGAGGACAATTATGACTGGATAACGCCGGAGCCTGAATTTGATTTTGATGCGCTCTATGAACAGTTCGATACCCTGCTGATGGGGCGACGTACATACGAAATTGTCAGTGCAGCCGGAGAGAGTTTCCGCGGAAAACAGGTGCTTGTTGCTTCACGAAAGCTCAGACAGCAGGATCACCCGGAGGTTGAAATTGTAAGCAAGGATCTGGAGCGTCGGGTGAAGGAGTTGCGCGGACAGCCCGGTCGTGATATCTGGCTTTACGGAGGCGGAGAGCTGTTCTCTCAGCTTCTGACCTGGAATCTTGTGGACACCGTCGAGCCAGCAATTATTCCGGTGCTTTTAGGCGGTGGTGTTCCGTTTCTTCCATCCCCTGCAGTGTACAGAAGGCTGACTTTAACCGGGCAGAGCGTCTATCCCGGCGGCATGATTCTTCTTGAATATGAGGTACGTTAA